A single genomic interval of Helianthus annuus cultivar XRQ/B chromosome 13, HanXRQr2.0-SUNRISE, whole genome shotgun sequence harbors:
- the LOC110898421 gene encoding AP-4 complex subunit mu — protein sequence MISQFFVLSQRGDNIVFRDYRGDVQKGSAEIFFRKVKFWKEDGETEAPPVFNVDGVNYFHVKVVGLLFVATTRANISPSLVLELLQRIARVTKDYLGILNEDSIRKNFVLMYELLDEVIDFGYVQTTSTEVLKSCVFNEPIMIEAAHMPPLGPAALFMQGNKRMPGTAVTKSVVANEPGGRRREEIFVDIIEKISLTFSSSGYILTSEIDGTIQMKSYLSGNPEIRLALNEDLNIGRGGRSVYDYGGSSGSGAVILDDCNFHESVHLDSFDVDRTLTLVPPDGEFPVMNYRMTQEFKPPFRINTLIEEAGSLKAEVILKIRAEFPQNITANTVVVQMPVPKYTSRVSFELESGAVGQVTDFKEPTKKIEWGLKKIVGGSEHTLRAKLTFAHESHGNITKEAGPVSMTFTIPMYNCSRLQVKYLQIAKKSKTYNPYRWVRYVTQANSYVARI from the exons ATGATCTCGCAGTTCTTTGTTTTGTCGCAGAGAGGCGATAACATCGTGTTTCGTGATT ACCGTGGTGATGTGCAAAAAGGAAGTGCAGAGATATTTTTTCGTAAAGTAAAGTTCTGGAAAGAGGATGGGGAAACCGAGGCTCCACCTGTCTTT AATGTGGATGGTGTCAACTACTTTCACGTAAAGGTGGTCGGATTACTGTTTGTTGCAACCACAAGAGCAAACATATCACCATCTCTTGTATTGGAGCTTCTACAAAGAATAGCACGTGTCACTAAAGATTACCTTGGCATCCTCAATGAAGATTCTATAAGAAAAAACTTTGTGCTTATGTATGAATTACTCGATGAAGTTATC GATTTTGGTTATGTGCAAACAACATCGACTGAAGTTTTAAAGTCGTGTGTATTTAACGAGCCAATCATGATAGAAGCAGCACATATGCCACCTCTTGGTCCGGCTGCCCTATTTATG CAAGGGAACAAAAGAATGCCGGGGACAGCTGTCACAAAATCAGTTGTAGCTAATGAACCCGGGGGTAGAAGGAGGGAGGAAATTTTCGTCGATATAATTGAAAAAATAAGTCTTACGTTCAGCTCTAGT GGATATATACTAACCTCCGAGATAGATGGCACTATTCAAATGAAGAGTTATCTTTCGGGGAATCCGGAAATCCGATTAGCGCTCAACGAGGACCTGAATATAGGAAGAGGTGGTAGATCAGTATACG ACTATGGTGGTTCTAGTGGATCGGGAGCTGTTATACTAGACGATTGCAATTTTCATGAATCGGTGCATCTTGATAGTTTTGATGTGGATAGAACTTTGACTCTC GTTCCACCTGATGGTGAATTTCCTGTTATGAATTACCGCATGACTCAAGAATTTAAGCCACCGTTCCGTATTAACACCCTGATTGAAGAAGCAGGATCACTAAAG GCTGAGGTGATTCTGAAAATACGTGCTGAGTTCCCGCAAAATATAACTGCAAATACAGTTGTAGTTCAGATGCCGGTGCCAAAATACACATCCAG AGTTAGTTTCGAGTTGGAATCTGGAGCAGTTGGACAAGTGACTGATTTCAAAGAGCCGACTAAGAAAATCGAGTGGGGGTTAAAAAAG ATTGTTGGTGGATCCGAACATACACTGCGTGCCAAATTAACGTTTGCACATGAATCACATG GCAATATAACAAAAGAAGCTGGACCCGTCAGCATGACTTTCACTATACCGATGTACAACTGTTCAAGACTCCAG GTGAAATACTTGCAGATCGCTAAGAAGTCAAAAACTTATAACCCGTATCGTTGGGTTAGATACGTCACCCAAGCAAATTCCTATGTTGCGCGTATATGA